A DNA window from Malus domestica chromosome 12, GDT2T_hap1 contains the following coding sequences:
- the LOC103449865 gene encoding uncharacterized protein produces MSSGSIRRVSREDIQLVQNLIERCLQLYMNQKEVVDTLLDQAKIEPGFTELVWQKLEEENREFFRAYYLRLMVKHQIMEYNNLLKQQVELMSQLHSSGVTSISSSNGSHISSMRQNSTCYAPEHVGTALKTENIHHQVGSCLHNAFTNGGSSLHISMHNAGKMSAHTGRIDVQPNMLSNQISNIGLMHGMNGGIVKSEVGYSGSSYMFSADGNILETRPAIGDASVAAFNSVESNSQSLNESLLDADSSSFGLLGQIPRILSFSDLATDFSQSSDILESYPRSPFLATDNNNFLDSRDREHQGDNNRLDTVSEGVSYEDFGSE; encoded by the exons ATGTCTAGTGGATCCATTAGACGGGTCTCACGTGAAGATATACAACTG GTGCAAAACCTTATCGAGCGATGTCTCCAGCTTTACATGAACCAGAAGGAAGTGGTAGATACTTTACTGGATCAGGCAAAAATAGAGCCTGGTTTCACAGAACTTG TTTGGCAGAAACTTGAGGAAGAGAATCGGGAATTCTTCAGGGCGTATTATTTAAGATTGATGGTGAAGCACCAAATAATGGAATATAACAACTTGCTTAAGCAACAGGTGGAATTGATGAGTCAGTTACACTCAAGTGGAGTCACTTCAATATCTAGTTCCAATGGATCTCACATTTCATCAA TGCGCCAAAACTCAACATGCTATGCACCAGAGCATGTAGGAACAGCGCTGAAGACAGAAAATATACACCACCAAGTTGGTTCTTGCCTACATAATGCTTTTACTAATGGTGGATCTTCATTGCACATCAGTATGCACAATGCTGGTAAAATGTCTGCTCATACCGGTAGGATTGATGTCCAACCAAACATGCTTTCGAACCAGATCTCCAACATAGGTCTGATGCATGGAATGAATGGGGGAATTGTCAAATCAGAAGTTGGATATTCAGGCAGTTCGTACATGTTTAGTGCTGATGGAAACATCCTGGAAACCCGGCCCGCTATTGGAGATGCTTCTGTTGCAGCATTCAATAGCGTAGAGTCCAATTCACAGTCCCTAAATGAATCTCTGCTTGATGCAGACAGTTCATCATTTGGTCTTTTAGGTCAGATTCCTCGAATCTTGAGCTTTTCGGATCTTGCAACTGACTTTTCTCAGAGTTCag ACATACTGGAGAGCTATCCTAGATCACCCTTCTTGGCTACAGATAATAACAACTTCCTGGATTCTCGTGACAGAGAACATCAAG GGGACAATAACAGATTGGACACCGTCTCAGAAGGTGTAAGTTATGAAGATTTTGGCAGTGAATAG